CAAGGGAAGAGGCAGATAGGGAAAATCGAATTCTCAGTGACTCTAAAAAATATGCACAAAGTTATAAGGGAGATAACACAAGAGGTTCAATTGCATTGAAATATGCCCTTGCCCAAGTCGGAGATGTGTATGTGTGGGCTGCGGCAGGACCAACGCGTTGGGATTGTTCAGGATTGACTATGCGCTCTTTTCAAAAGGCAGGTGTATCACTTCCGCATTCATCTCGAATTCAAATTAAATATGGAAAAAATATTTCAGCTTCATCATTAAAGCCAGGTGACTTACTGTTTTTTGGTAAGCCGATTAGCCATGTCTCCATCTATATGGGTGGGGGAAAAATGGTTCAGGCCCCACGTCCAGGTAAAAGAGTAGAAGTTGTGAATTTCACAAAAGTATTTGGAAAGAAGCCATTTGTTGGAGCTCGCAGATTATGATGAAAATAAAGATATTAGTTATTCAAATTATTTTGATTTCCCTGAGCGTGATTGTGCTCCCGGCACCAGGTAATGCAACGAGTCATAAACCGACACTTGCTCAAATTGAAGCTGCCAAGAAGTTAGAAGCTGCAAAGAAAAAAGTTGCAGCTGATGCGCTCAAGCGGTTGGAGAAGGCGCGTGGAAATTTGCGTGCTCTGACGACTATCGCAAAGGCTGCAGAAGCAAAGTATGTTGCAGCACGAAATGAATTGGCACGGGCCACAGCTAAATCCGTAGCCGCTACCAAAATCTATGAAGAAGCTGTTGCATCTGTTGCATTTACACATCGTGAGATTGGCAAGTTAGCCGTGCATGCATATAGGTCAGGGGGGAGTTTAAGTGATCTTGAAGTACTGCTGGATTCTCGCGGTCCCCAAGAACTTATCGATCGGATGTCTACGCTAGATAATCTGGGGGCAACCAATAAAACAACGCTCTCACGATTTAAGTCAGCTGAGGAGATTGCTCAAAAAGCAAAAGTAGTTGCCGTTGCCGCTCAGGAGGAACAGAGAGTAGTCACAATTCGAGTGGCTGATGCAAAGAAGGAAGCAGCTGATGCTCGGGCAGAGCAACAGAAAGAGGTAGATAAGCTTCAGGCAGTTCAAGACAAACTACAGCGCGATTTAGCTTCAGCAAAGAAAGTTCGCATTACTTTAGAGCAGCGCCGACAACTTGCAATTCTGGAAGAGACTCGAGCAAATGAGGCAACAAAGGTCACGGGCCAGGCAAAAATTTGGCGCACTGGGGGACCAACAGGAGTGAGTAGTTCACGAACATCTCAAGCTCAACGGCTCAAAGCAGTTGAATTTGCAAAAAGGCAGGTGCTTGCAAAGAAGCCTTATGTCTGGGGAGATGAAGGACCAAATACATTCGATTGCTCAGGTCTTGTTTATGCCGCATATAAATATGCCGGTTTAGGTTGGCCCATTTGGGACCGCTTGAACTCAGGTTTGTATTACACATATACAAAGCAGATTCCATTGTCGGAAATGGAACCAGGAGATCTTCTCTTTTATTCATACAAGGGCACGATTAGTACTATCCACCACATCAGCATCTATGCCGGTGAGGGCATGATGTGGGAAGCTCGTTCAACAAAGAGTGGACTTCGATTCTCAAATATTTATAGTGTTGATGGCTTGATGCCTTATGCAGGGAGGGTGTGAGAGTGAAAAGAATTACTTTTGTTCTGCTTGCTTTTTTAATCGCTAGTGTCCACAGCGCTTCGGCAGCTGGAGAAAACATTGGTTCCCTCTCACACATTCATAGTGTCAGGGCCTTGGGAAATCAGATAATTCTTGGCACGCACGAAGGATTATTTGAATACCTCAATGAAAAGAGTGTGAAGAGAATTAGTCCAGAACGCTTTGACGTTATGGGGCTTGCAATTTCAGCAAAGGGCTTTTACGCAAGTGGACATCCTGGGGCTGGTTCAAAGCTTAAAGATCCAGTTGGACTTATATTTTCTTCCGATAGTGGGCAAAGTTGGAAGAGTTTAGCTCTGACTGGGATTGTTGATTTTCACATTCTTGAAACGAACGGTAAGGAATTTTACGGTGCTGACTCAGGCTCTGGCCAACTAATGTATTCCAGTAATAGCGGTAAAAGTTGGGCAAAACGTGGCCTGAATCCATTTACAGACATCGCCCCTGATCCAAAAATAAGAGCCTCTGTCTTGGGAGTTAAGGATGGCAAGGTTTTCCGTTCCCTTAATGCATTCAAGAGTTCCTCAGTGATAAAAACAACATTTGAAGTTGATTCGATTGACTGGATTGAGGGAAGCTTGATTGCATCATCGGGCAAGGTTCTTTATGAATCAACTAACGCTGGTACTAGTTGGAAAAAACTCATTACGCTTCCCGCACCTATCGGCACCATTACTCAGTCATCATCGATGATAGCTGTGGTCATGAATGGTGTGATCTATTCAGCAAGTAGAAGTAATCTTGAGTTTATCAAGCATCAAAAAAAGTAAATTGTTTCCGAGAGGCTGCCTTACTTCTACCGATCTTCAATTGTATTGAGGCCGAACGTCAGTGGGGCGGGTCGGGCTCGAACCGACGACGACAGAATTATGAGTTCTGGGCTCTAACCAACTGAGCTACCGCCCCTAAAACTTCTTTGAGTGCATGCGTATGTTACGGGGCTAAATCTATAGTGGCAAAGATAAGGTCAGACATATGAATCTGCGCCGTATTTCCACGCTCCTTGCCCTTGTGATGTTGCTTCCACTCAGTAGCGCGAATGCTGCACCAATTTACGTTTTTCCAGTGGCAGGCTGTGAAGTCAACTATGCCAGGGCTCATCATGATTATGCAGCTACAGATATTTTGGCCAAAGCTGGGTGCAAGTTTGTGGCACCCATTAATGGTGTGGTCGATGAAGTAAATCGAACAGATAGTTGGAGTGGAAAAACTAACTTAGGTATTGATCGTGGGGGACTCTACGTTTCAATCATTGGTGAAGACGGTGTTCGCTATTACGGATCTCACTTGCGAACAATCCCAGCAAGTATTCAGCCCGGAGTTGTTGTCAAAGCTGGACGGTTGTTGGGCGGCATTGGATCAACGGGTAGTGCCCGTGGAACTGCGCCACATTTACATTTTGGAATATCGTGGCCAACCCCACCTCAAACATGGTGGGTGCGTCGCGGAGAAGTATTGCCGTGGAAATATTTAGATGCGTGGAAGGCTGGAAAAGATTTATCTCCAGTAAAAGAAGTTAATGCACGTAAGTTAAAAGTTGGAGAGATTCCACCTGTACCAAAAAAATAACCCCCACTGTTTCCAGTGAGGGTTATTTGTAAAGCGGTTTTAATTAGGCAGGATTAACTGCATCAGCCTGAGGACCCTTTGGACCCTGTACGACCTCAAATGAAACTGCCTGACCCTCTTCAAGGGACTTGTAACCGTTTCCTTGGATAGCTGAGTAGTGAACGAATACATCTTGTCCGCCACCATCAACTGCAATGAAACCGAAACCCTTTTCAGAGTTGAACCACTTAACTGTGCCTGTTGCCATGTTTTTACTTTTCCTTCGATATGTGGGTGTTCCGAGAAATCCTCGGATCACGGTCTTCCTCTTGCGCCAGCGATACCGAATATGTGTTACATGAAACGGGTACTGATTAAGCGTCCGACTGAGGTGAACTCTACCGCCTACTGAGCCGTATGCCTAAAGTGGGGCTGGACAGTTTGAGCGTGCACGGTGTTCAATTAAGGCACTAGTGAGAGCAAATGCAGCTGGGGAAGGTCGCATTTGGCGCCCTTGCTAGGAGATCATCATGCAACGTCTTGTCACGCCTTCTGCCCAATTATCGGTGCGGGGCTTACTTACTATTCACTCAGCACCCTCTGCGCTGCGCCGTCATATTGATTGGGCGATTCAAAACATCGTTGGCGCAGACGCACAAGTGAACTGGCAACCGCAAAGCTTGATGGTCGGCACATTTAAAACAAAATGCCAATGGAGAGGTTGCGGCGGATCTGCGGCAGAGATTGCCAGCACTTTGCGAAGTTGGCACTACTTAAACTTTGAAGTTCTTGAGGAAAATGAGAACGGTGGCGAACTCTTTCGCTTTACACCAGAGCTTGGACTTCACAGAGCAGTCACAGATTTAAGTGGGGCTGTGCTTCTCAATGAGTTCGCAATAAATAATGTGATGCAAAAGGCTTTCGATGAAGATTCAATACGACAAGGTCTTTTGCAGGCTATGGGAACTGCCTGGGATGTAGAGCTAGAAAGATTTCGGAGTGCTGGCATGGGCGAACCTGCGCGCTTGCATGCAATCTAATCAGTTAGGATAAAGACATGAGCCAACTAAATGAATCCCCAATTATTACCGTAGAGCGCCGCAAGGCAATAACAATCATTGTGTCAGCAGTAATCATTGCGCTCGCACTCGGTGTTGGATTAACTCAAGTTGGAACCGGCTTTGCAACGCGTGCTGGTAATGGAATCACTGTTACAGGATCAGCCAAGACAAGTGCTGTTGCAGATAATGCAGTCTGGACTCTCTCTGTCAGTCTTTCATCTCCAACAGTTGGTGCGGCTGTGAAGAAAGTAGATTCAGATGTTGCAGCCCTGTCTTCCTATTTAACGCAAGGCGGCATTGCAGCAGATGCCCTCACTCTTGGCGCAGTTTCTACTTATGCCAATGAGGAGTATGTCAATGGAAATTCAACAGGTCGTATTCTTTCCTACCGTGCTTCTCGCGATGTGACGGTTCGAACAAAGGATGTGCAATTAGTTTCAAAGTTGAGTCAAGGAATTGGCACTTTGCTTGAAACTGGAATTAACGTGAATAACTATGGACCTCAGTACTACATCTCAAACTTGCCCGAGCTTCGCCCAGAGTTAATGAGTGAAGCGATGAAGGATGCAAAGCTTCGCGCAGAATCACTGACTAAAGCTGTGGGTGGATCACTTGGTTCATTGGCAAACGTCAAAGCAGGCCCAATTCAAATCACAACCCCAGATTCAACAATGACTGCAGATTATGGTGCCTACGACACAAGCACTATCAATAAGACTGTTAGCGCAACTGTTTCTGTAACTTTTAATACAAACTAAAGCGGGATATTGCCGTGAGCACCACGGCGGTGAGGTGCCTGGGCAATAACTTTTGCTAATGCACTTCGTGTTTTTGCTGGCTCAATAATCTCATCCACTGCGCCAATTTCAACGGCGCGTGTAACACCACCAGAAATCTTTTCGTGCTCTGCCGCCAGCTCTAACTCCATTGCTTCACGTTGTTCTGCGGGCAAGCCGGCCAAAATACGGCGATGCAACACTCGAACCGCTGCAACTGCGCCCATCACTGATACTTCAGCGTTAGGCCAAGCAAATACACGTGTGGCACCTAGAGCTTTTGAATTCATTGCAACATAGGCACCGCCATATGCACGGCGTGTAATCAATGTGACTCGAGGGACAACGGCTTCGCCAAATGCATGCAATAGCTTTGCACCGCGTCGAACCGCACCTTCCCACTCTTGTCCGGCGCCCGGTAAGAATCCTTGGACATCTGCAATAACAATGAGTGGAATACCAAATGCATCACAAGTGCGAACAAAGCGCGCCGCCTTTTCACCAGCTGCAGCATCAAGTGCGCCAGCAATGTGTGCTGGGTTGCTTGCCAACACACCAACTGTTGCACCACCTAATCGACCAAGAACTGTTGTCATGTTGGGTGCCCACATGGATAGAAGCTCAATGTGTTCTGCATCGGTGTCTAGGATCGCTTCAACTAAGGGATGCACTTCATATGTGCGCACTTTTGATTGCGGGACAAAGGCTGCAAGATCAATGTCATTAACTTCTGCGTTCATAAACCCTTGATTTGCAAAAAGATCGGTCAACGTGCGGATGTCAGTAATTGCTTCATCTTCATCTGTAGCGATGATGTGTGCAAGGCCGCTATTTTTACGATGCGCCTCTGGTCCACCCAAGAGGGCCATATCTGTATCTTCACCCGTAACGCTCTTAACAACATCAGGGCCAGTTACAAAGATTCTTCCTTCAGGAGATAAAACAACAATGTCAGTAAGTGCTGGTCCATATGCACCGCCACCGGCTGTTGGTCCAAGAACAAGTGATAACTGAGGGATGCGTCCACTTGCAGAGATCATTGATTGGAAAACTTCTCCGAAGGCATCAAGGGATGCAACACCATCACTTAATCGCGCACCACCTGAGTGCCAGATACCAATGATGGGAACTTGAGCACCCATCGCAGCCTTATATGCCGTAACAATTACTTTTGAGCCTTCTACTCCTAGCGCTCCACTTTTAATTGTGGCATCGGATGCAAAGACAACAACTTTATTTCCTTTGATATCACCCGTAACGGCAACCATTCCGCAATCGGTGCGGGGGATAAGGAATTCAAACTTTCCGCCATCGAGTAAGCGAGCGATGCGGCTTTCTGGATCGCGTGGGTCTAACTGCTGCGTTGGCACTTATATGCTCTTAAATACCAATACGACGTTGTGGCCACCGAAACCAAAAGAGTCATTAAGAGCTGCGATGTCACCGGCTGGTAGTGCTCGGGGCTTATCGCGAACAACGTCAACAGTGACGGCTGGATCTAAATCATCGATATTAATTGTTGGGGGAGCAAGGCGATCTTGCAAAGTCTTAACAATAAAGACAGATTCAATGGCACCTGCGCCACCGAGCAAGTGCCCGGTCATAGATTTAGTTGCAGAAACTGCAACATGATCTGCATCTGCTCCAAGTGCTGCGCGCAAAGCATTTGCTTCGGCAACATCGCCGGCTGGTGTGGAAGTGGCGTGGGCATTTAAGTGAACGATGTCTTTGGTCGTTAAACCTGAATCACGAAGCGCAAACTTCACTGCTCTCTGCACGCCAGCTCCATCTGGATCTGGGGCTGCGATGTGATAACCGTCAGAGGTTAAGCCTTGTCCTGCGATTTCACAGTAAATCTTGGCACCACGTGCCACTGCATGTTCATACTCTTCGAGAACTAAAATTCCGCCACCTTCGCCCAAAACAAAGCCATCTCGATTTAAATCATAAGGACGAGATGCTCGCTGCGGTTCATCATTTCTAGTTGATAGGGCTTTCATCGCAGCAAAACCTGACATTGGCATTGCGTGGATTGCCGCTTCAACTCCGCCGCTGACAACAATGTCTGCGCGATCATTTCTAATCATCTCTAGTGCATAACCAATGGCTTCAGCACCTGATGCACAGGCACTTACTGGGGTGTGAACACCAGCACGGGCTTGTAGTTCAAGACCAACATTTGCTGCAGGACCATTTGGCATCAACATAGGAACGGTGTGTGGGCTAACTAGACGTGCACCCTTTTCACGCAAAATGTCATATTGATCAAGCAGTGTTGTTACACCGCCAATACCTGAAGCGATTACAACACCAAGGCGCTCTTTATCTACATCAGGTGAGCCTGCATCTTTCCACGCTTCACGCGATGCAATCATTGCAAATTGTTCTGATCTATCTAAGCGCCGAAGTTCAACACGCTCCATCTGCTCAGATGGTTCAACTGCTACTCGAGCTGCAAAGTGCACTGGAAGAGTTTGCGCCCATTCCTCAGTCAAGTTTCGAACACCGCTAGTGCCAGCAAGTAGGGCTGACCAAGAAGTTGTTACATCCCCACCAATAGGAGTTGTGGCACCAAGTCCGGTGACGACAACGCGGCGACGAGACATGAAAGGTGAGTTCTTACTACTTACTTAGCTGCGTTGACGATGAAATTAACTGCATCGCCAACTGTGACGAGATCAGTTACAGCCTCATCAGGAATCTTTACGCCAAAGCGCTCTTCTGCAGCAACTACAACTTCAACCATGCTCAGTGAATCTACTTCTAGATCCTCAGTGAAGTTCTTATCAAGCTCAATTGATGCAGCTGGAATACCGGCTACTTCTTCTACGATCTCTTTAAGTCCTGCTAGTACATCTGCTGGTGCAAGTGCCATGTGATGTGTTCCTTTTCTTGAGCTAATAGTTCAATGGATCAACAGGTGGTAATTCTCTATGAAAGGAGTGCTTACTTACGAGTATTGACAGGCGTAAGTGTCATAAATCTCAGGGTGCAGGCGGTAGCTGCACGACCTGCCCCGCATAAACCAGGCCAGCCCCATAGCCAATGAGCAACGCTAATTTGCCGTGCATCTCGGGATGCTTTTCAAGCAGGATATCCATTGCAAGGGGAATTGATGCTGCAGAAGTATTTCCATTCACACGAATGTCATCAGCAACTAAAACTGAATCTGGCAACTTCATTTCCTTCACCATTGTTTCAATGATGCGAATATTTGCTTGGTGCGGGATGAATACATCAAGATCATTAACGCCTAACCCTGCAGACTCCAAAGCCTTGAGACCGACTTTGCTCATGGAGTACACAGCCCAACGAAAAACAGTTTGACCTTGCTGTGAAATATTTGGCCACCCTAATTGTGCAACGCCTTTATCTGGAGAGTTTCTAAATTCGGTATAAGCAGGATTGAGCAAAATAGCATCGCGTGAGTCTGCATCTGAACCCCAAATTGTCGGACCAATTTTTGCTTCTGCGCTTTGTCCAACGACAACTGCACCTGCACCATCGGCAAAGATAAATGCAGTTGCGCGATCATCTGGGTCAGTAAAGTCAGAGAGCTTTTCAACGCCAACGACTAAGACGTTTTTCGAAGTTCCACCGCGCACCAAATCACTGGCCATGCCAACGCCATAACAAAAGCCAGCACATGCTGCACTGATATCAAAAGCTGCAGCTTTTGGATTACCGAGTTCATTGATGAGTTCAGTGGCAGCACTAGGTGCCTGGTAGGGATAAGAAATAGTAGAAAGAATCAAAGTGTCGATATCGGCCATAGTGAGGTTGGCTCGCTTAAGTGCACTCTCACATGCAGCCTTGGCCATTGTGATGACAGTTTCATCAGGACCTGCAAAGCGGCGTGATTCGATACCCGTGCGCTGTTGAATCCATTCATCACTTGATTCAATACGGTCAACAATTTCAGAGTTAGGAACTAAACGCTTAGGGCGATAGGAACCGACAGAGAGAATGGCACTGTTAGTCGTTGGTGATGTCTTGATAATCATGCGTGCCTTCCTGCGAATTCCTTAGCAGCAGATAGGTCATCTGCACTCTTAAGGGCGAATGTTTCGATCTCCGGAGCACCGCGCTTGAGTAAGCCAACCAGAGTTCCGGCCGGTGGCAATTCAATGACACCCGTAACTCCTAAGTTTTTAAGTGTTTGCATACATAAGTCCCAGCGCACTGGATTAGCAATCTGATTAACGATACGTGTGAGCACCTCGCTGCCATCGCTCACCACTTCACCATCTTTATTAGAAATGACTGAGATTGTCGTTGGGGCAGTTTGAATGGTTGTTGCAAGTGTTCGCAAAGGCTCAACGGCAGGTTCCATAAAACTTGTGTGAAATGCACCAGCAACTGCTAACGCGCGAACACGAGCCCCTTCGGGAGGATTCTCAGATAGTGCGGCAAGTGCTGCTAAATCTCCGGCTGCAACTATTTGTCCGCCACCATTATCGTTTGCAGCTACAAGTTTAAGTTCTTCTAATTTTTTTAAAACAACTTCGCGATCTCCGCCCAATACCGCAGACATTCCTGCGGGGGAGAGCGCTGCAGCCTTTGCCATCTCTATTCCACGTGCTCGCACTAAACGCAATGCATCTTCATCGCAGATTGCACCGCTTATTGCCGCTGCTGCAAGTTCACCAACTGAGTGACCTGATGTGTAGGCAAAATTCTTGATTCCAAGTGCGTGAGCGCCTAATAGTGATGCAGCCACGATGAGTGGCTGGGCATTGGCAGTGTCTTTAATTTCATCAGCATCTGCTTTTGTACCAAGTCCAATTAAATCCAAATCAATTCGCATTGACCATCGAGATAGAAGTTCATGAAACACGGGATTTGTCACCCAAGAATTAAACATTCCTGGAGTTTGGGAACCCTGTCCCGGAGCAATAATTGCTAACACGTTTATTACTTTACTCGAATGGGTTGCTTACTACCTAGTACGAGTAACTAACCAGACTTGAGCACTGTGTTGAGCAACAGTGATTTTTGCTTGCGGAGCTGCAATTGCAGGCTCATAGGTTGCAACATCTTTGGCAGCATCAAAGATGCATCGGAAAGCTTCGCCCCAGGTTTGATCAGGCAAAGTGAAAATGGTTTCAGCATTAGATGAATTCATGAGAAGCAACAGACCTCGGTTTGGATCTGCTTCAACAAAAACAGTGATGCTGCGCTTTTCTTCATCCTGCCAGTGATCATCACCCATTTCATGACCACCTAAAGAAAACCAGGCAATATCTTTTCGCTTTGTTCCTTCATCAATGATTCCAGTAAAGAACTCTGAAGTCACATCGGCTAGATAGGTTGCACGAATCTTTGCTAACTCTTGGACAGCAGCCAAAATATCTTTACCTTGTTCACTCAACTCCCAAGGCAATGCCCAGCCACCACCCAGAGTTGCTTCACTTTCATCTTGAAAATCTATTGGTAATGAGTAGCCGTTGTTTGAACCATTTTGTGTGCGACTCACTTCATCGCCCATATTGAGCATCGGAACACCAGATGAGAGCATCAGAGTTGCAAGCATCGATTTCTTGAGCCAATGCCTAATTGTGTTCACACCTAGATCATCTGTTTCACCTTCAATGCCAACGTTCCACGATCTATTGGAGTCACTTCCATCGACATTGTTTTCTAAGTTAGCTTCATTGTGTTTAGCGTTATAGCTGACCATGTCATGCAGGGTGAAGCCATCATGGGCTGCAATGAAGTTAATAGATGAAGTTGGGCCGCGGTAATAGAAAATCGAGCTAGAACCACTGATGCTGTTAGCGATATCAGCTACGCCTTCACCATAACCACGCTCTAGATCACCAAGCCAGAACTGGCGCACTGAATCGCGATAAGCATCATTCCATTCTCGCCAAGGATGCGGGAAGTCACCGAGTGAGTAGCGGGAGATATCCCAAGGCTCTGCAATCATCTTAAGGTTTCGCAGAACTGAGTCAGATTCAATGGCAGACATGAGAGATGAATTAAAGGCGCTATTGCTTGTGTATAGGGCTGTGGCTAAATCAAAGCGGAATCCATCAACGCCAATTACTTCTACCCACCAGCGCAGTGAATCAACAATTTGTCGAACAGAGTGGGGATTGCTTGCCGCAAAAGTATTTCCGCAACCGGTGACATCTATGTAATTTCCATTGGCATCTTGACGATAGTAAGCCTTGTTATCAATTCCTTTGTAAGAAAGAGTTGGTCCGCCCACTCCACCTTCAGCGGTGTGGTTATAAACAACATCTAAAATCACTTCAATGCCCGCGTTGTGGAGTTGATCGACTGCAACTTGGAGTTCTGAGATGGGATCACTAGTTGATGCGTAGTTAGCATTAGGAGCACTAAAAGCTAAAGAGTTATAGCCCCAATAATTCTTCCTACCTCGTGCATAGATGCCAGGCTCAGTAACCGATGCTGCTATTGGTAATAGCTCTAGTGCAGTTGTTCCAATTGATTTTAAATGTGCAATTGTTGAAGGATGACCGAGAGCTTTATACGTGCCCCGCTCATTTTCTGGGATTTCTAAGTTCTTAGCCGTAAGGCCTTGCACGTGTGCTTCATAAATTATTGTCTTTGCCCATGGCACAAGTGGGCGATTGATCTCGCGAGCGCTGTGATCAGTAACAACGCTATAAGGAACCTTTCCTGCACTATCGCGATCATCGCGAATAGTTATATCGCCATTTCCCACACCATCGGTTGCAACATGGCCATAGATTTCAGGGACGTAATGAAGTTGCCCATCAAGTGAGTGCGTATAGGGATCAATCAAAAGTTTAGAAGCGTTGAAGCGAACTCCATGTTCTGGTTGCCATGGTCCATAGACGCGGTAGCCATAGCGCTGACCTGGGCGCACGCCTGCTAAGTACCCGTGCCAGATTGGTCCGTTGCGATGTGACATTGCAAAACGGGTTTCTACTAACTTGCCATTGACCTCGTTAAATAGGCAAAGCTCCACGGCATCGGCGGCGTTGGACCAGATGGCAAAGTTAGTTCCGCCATCAGT
This DNA window, taken from Candidatus Planktophila vernalis, encodes the following:
- a CDS encoding cold-shock protein; the encoded protein is MATGTVKWFNSEKGFGFIAVDGGGQDVFVHYSAIQGNGYKSLEEGQAVSFEVVQGPKGPQADAVNPA
- a CDS encoding ACP S-malonyltransferase, translated to MLAIIAPGQGSQTPGMFNSWVTNPVFHELLSRWSMRIDLDLIGLGTKADADEIKDTANAQPLIVAASLLGAHALGIKNFAYTSGHSVGELAAAAISGAICDEDALRLVRARGIEMAKAAALSPAGMSAVLGGDREVVLKKLEELKLVAANDNGGGQIVAAGDLAALAALSENPPEGARVRALAVAGAFHTSFMEPAVEPLRTLATTIQTAPTTISVISNKDGEVVSDGSEVLTRIVNQIANPVRWDLCMQTLKNLGVTGVIELPPAGTLVGLLKRGAPEIETFALKSADDLSAAKEFAGRHA
- a CDS encoding C40 family peptidase, which gives rise to MKIKILVIQIILISLSVIVLPAPGNATSHKPTLAQIEAAKKLEAAKKKVAADALKRLEKARGNLRALTTIAKAAEAKYVAARNELARATAKSVAATKIYEEAVASVAFTHREIGKLAVHAYRSGGSLSDLEVLLDSRGPQELIDRMSTLDNLGATNKTTLSRFKSAEEIAQKAKVVAVAAQEEQRVVTIRVADAKKEAADARAEQQKEVDKLQAVQDKLQRDLASAKKVRITLEQRRQLAILEETRANEATKVTGQAKIWRTGGPTGVSSSRTSQAQRLKAVEFAKRQVLAKKPYVWGDEGPNTFDCSGLVYAAYKYAGLGWPIWDRLNSGLYYTYTKQIPLSEMEPGDLLFYSYKGTISTIHHISIYAGEGMMWEARSTKSGLRFSNIYSVDGLMPYAGRV
- a CDS encoding SIMPL domain-containing protein → MSQLNESPIITVERRKAITIIVSAVIIALALGVGLTQVGTGFATRAGNGITVTGSAKTSAVADNAVWTLSVSLSSPTVGAAVKKVDSDVAALSSYLTQGGIAADALTLGAVSTYANEEYVNGNSTGRILSYRASRDVTVRTKDVQLVSKLSQGIGTLLETGINVNNYGPQYYISNLPELRPELMSEAMKDAKLRAESLTKAVGGSLGSLANVKAGPIQITTPDSTMTADYGAYDTSTINKTVSATVSVTFNTN
- a CDS encoding M23 family metallopeptidase, whose amino-acid sequence is MNLRRISTLLALVMLLPLSSANAAPIYVFPVAGCEVNYARAHHDYAATDILAKAGCKFVAPINGVVDEVNRTDSWSGKTNLGIDRGGLYVSIIGEDGVRYYGSHLRTIPASIQPGVVVKAGRLLGGIGSTGSARGTAPHLHFGISWPTPPQTWWVRRGEVLPWKYLDAWKAGKDLSPVKEVNARKLKVGEIPPVPKK
- the fabF gene encoding beta-ketoacyl-ACP synthase II, giving the protein MSRRRVVVTGLGATTPIGGDVTTSWSALLAGTSGVRNLTEEWAQTLPVHFAARVAVEPSEQMERVELRRLDRSEQFAMIASREAWKDAGSPDVDKERLGVVIASGIGGVTTLLDQYDILREKGARLVSPHTVPMLMPNGPAANVGLELQARAGVHTPVSACASGAEAIGYALEMIRNDRADIVVSGGVEAAIHAMPMSGFAAMKALSTRNDEPQRASRPYDLNRDGFVLGEGGGILVLEEYEHAVARGAKIYCEIAGQGLTSDGYHIAAPDPDGAGVQRAVKFALRDSGLTTKDIVHLNAHATSTPAGDVAEANALRAALGADADHVAVSATKSMTGHLLGGAGAIESVFIVKTLQDRLAPPTINIDDLDPAVTVDVVRDKPRALPAGDIAALNDSFGFGGHNVVLVFKSI
- a CDS encoding acyl-CoA carboxylase subunit beta, whose protein sequence is MPTQQLDPRDPESRIARLLDGGKFEFLIPRTDCGMVAVTGDIKGNKVVVFASDATIKSGALGVEGSKVIVTAYKAAMGAQVPIIGIWHSGGARLSDGVASLDAFGEVFQSMISASGRIPQLSLVLGPTAGGGAYGPALTDIVVLSPEGRIFVTGPDVVKSVTGEDTDMALLGGPEAHRKNSGLAHIIATDEDEAITDIRTLTDLFANQGFMNAEVNDIDLAAFVPQSKVRTYEVHPLVEAILDTDAEHIELLSMWAPNMTTVLGRLGGATVGVLASNPAHIAGALDAAAGEKAARFVRTCDAFGIPLIVIADVQGFLPGAGQEWEGAVRRGAKLLHAFGEAVVPRVTLITRRAYGGAYVAMNSKALGATRVFAWPNAEVSVMGAVAAVRVLHRRILAGLPAEQREAMELELAAEHEKISGGVTRAVEIGAVDEIIEPAKTRSALAKVIAQAPHRRGAHGNIPL
- a CDS encoding WD40/YVTN/BNR-like repeat-containing protein; protein product: MGNQIILGTHEGLFEYLNEKSVKRISPERFDVMGLAISAKGFYASGHPGAGSKLKDPVGLIFSSDSGQSWKSLALTGIVDFHILETNGKEFYGADSGSGQLMYSSNSGKSWAKRGLNPFTDIAPDPKIRASVLGVKDGKVFRSLNAFKSSSVIKTTFEVDSIDWIEGSLIASSGKVLYESTNAGTSWKKLITLPAPIGTITQSSSMIAVVMNGVIYSASRSNLEFIKHQKK
- a CDS encoding DUF3145 family protein, with protein sequence MQRLVTPSAQLSVRGLLTIHSAPSALRRHIDWAIQNIVGADAQVNWQPQSLMVGTFKTKCQWRGCGGSAAEIASTLRSWHYLNFEVLEENENGGELFRFTPELGLHRAVTDLSGAVLLNEFAINNVMQKAFDEDSIRQGLLQAMGTAWDVELERFRSAGMGEPARLHAI
- a CDS encoding beta-ketoacyl-ACP synthase III; translated protein: MIIKTSPTTNSAILSVGSYRPKRLVPNSEIVDRIESSDEWIQQRTGIESRRFAGPDETVITMAKAACESALKRANLTMADIDTLILSTISYPYQAPSAATELINELGNPKAAAFDISAACAGFCYGVGMASDLVRGGTSKNVLVVGVEKLSDFTDPDDRATAFIFADGAGAVVVGQSAEAKIGPTIWGSDADSRDAILLNPAYTEFRNSPDKGVAQLGWPNISQQGQTVFRWAVYSMSKVGLKALESAGLGVNDLDVFIPHQANIRIIETMVKEMKLPDSVLVADDIRVNGNTSAASIPLAMDILLEKHPEMHGKLALLIGYGAGLVYAGQVVQLPPAP
- a CDS encoding acyl carrier protein, with product MALAPADVLAGLKEIVEEVAGIPAASIELDKNFTEDLEVDSLSMVEVVVAAEERFGVKIPDEAVTDLVTVGDAVNFIVNAAK